AAATTCATTAAGGggaaataattaaacattatTTGCTACATTTTGGAACCATTggctggaaagaaaaataaaacggaaGGGAGATGTCCGCTCTATTTCGGGATCGGGAGTGTGTGTAGATTGACATATCTAGACCACTGTGGGCTCAGCTGcgtgacaaaaaaaatatttgttaacaggtgttggggggggggggaggataAAGTACTCGAATAAAACTTCAGCTTGTTTTTCGTTAAAGCTATAAATTGTACTTGATTTCAATAATTCCAAGCGTGTGTTTGAATGACTAAAATAGGTGCATTATCTCGACGAGCATTCCACAAACGCTTACGAAGTCTTCGTCAACACGGAGCCTTTTCTACGCTGCATTACTTCGTCCTTCTCAGAAACATCGTTTCCTAAAGCGAATACGTGCTACACGGCAGCTGCGACGCAGTTACGAGAAGGCGACAAGCTGTTTATTCGCGATATTGAACCGCTTCGCTATTCAGTCTTACAGCCAAGTAAAACTTTCTTTGGACTCATTCGAATGGCTCCCATGGCCGATTTCtcgtaaacaaaaaaggaaacatttttagaaaaaaaaaacaaaaaaacagtgcGTATTTTTATGTTCCAAaactatataaaaaaagaaaaaaaaaaaataataattcgtcgtcgtttcattattttcaaaacaCGGCGGAGAAGGgatttttttgcattttttttcccttttatttattcatttctcCCACATTTAAACTGGTAATCCACATATATATTGTTAGACTTCGCATAGATGAAGATAACATTTGAAACACGCGGGTGGTCCTTTATAATCTTGGTCTTCCTATAGAAAAGTACTGCAGCTGCTCCAATGCAGCCACGTTTTACAGTAATCTTGAGCATttcagagaaaaaaagaaaacaattaaagAGGCATTTGGAAATGTTGGCAATGCACCCATATGTTATAAAAGGTATATTCTAGGAtgatttattattaataataGTGCCGGATCAAACCAGTTTGATCACAAGCGAGTAGTTTAGCAAGCGGCGAATTCGGTATCACGATGCATCATGTTTTTGCTTCTGGTTACCACCATTGCACTTCAATTCctacctttattttttattttttttttattttttttatttttctattttttcatgaatttGAAACCTGTATATTTTGTCTTTATGCCTTTATATTACTTCCTGTAATACAACTTCTTGATTTATTTTGTTCGTAATGGTTGAATTGTGATGCACATCATGAGTTGCAAGACTTGCATCAAACTGTTCCCAATGAACATTAAACAAGATAGTGCTTTAAATGTGATATCCTCAGATGGCAATCGTTCTCTGGTTTGTATTTACCGAAGAGTAGGCTATACTATTTTCAGTTCCCCAACCGTAAACTTAATGAGATGTCTGACCAACCCCGACTGACGTCAGAATGTTCACCTGTCAACACCTACGACGAATGGATTTCCCATTAAAAGCTTTTGGCAGTGTCATAGAGTACCTCTCGCTGTTCAGCCTTCAAATATCAGCCAGACGAGTGAGAGACCACCTCCTATTTGAATAGTCGACCAGGCGTGCGGGTAATGCAGCAGTATCATTTAAATTAATTGAACGTTTTAACGCACAAGCCCAAAGaacattatttttatttgatcgtAACCGGTaggcatttaaaaaatacagtTGAAAAACTACTATTTATTTATCGTATGAAAATTCAATATCGCATAAGTATATAGTATAAAAGAtgaaaactattaaaataccAACTGGTAAAAAAACTGAGCAAAGTTAACATATTAATTAAGCAACATAAAAATCATACTCTTGAACTTTGTTAAAAGGACAGCACCAAAAAAACTACCCTGTTTTGTTAAGTAGGCTGTGACTTTGTTAAATCTACGCAAAGCGCATATTTTGCAGCAGCACTTTTAGCTGTTTTCGAGTTGCCGCCAGCACCCTTAAAAACACGAGTACCTTCGATCTCGATTGCCACGCATACTCTGCCATCAGGAAGACTTTCGGATTTTCTATTTTGAAATATTCAGAAGTCATCAAATTGCTTCAAGTTCACAAGAGGACTTAAGTTACCTGATTTTCAAACCAGTAGGGTGGCGTTCATGGAGCTTACGCAAGGCAGACACCGGGATGGATTCGttgaatttttcttaaaacggCATAAAGTCAGTAAAACAaaatcgttttgtttttttaagcaTTTAAAGATGTGCTTACCCAATGCGTCATGCAGAAAAGGTAGATACGACTGCCACACCGCATCAAGCGACATGCCTGAATCTAGAAATATAGCTCCGGCTACTGACTCGAAGATATCGCCCAATACTTTAGGGACGTCAATGTTGCTAGCCAATTGCTCATTTGGGTCACTGGTTTCTTCAAGAACAAAATACTACCCAAGCGCTTGAATTAGTTCAAACttatggcaaaaaaaaaaaaaaaaaaagggggccaTGCGAAATGTTTTATGTACTCACGTTGTGCATGAACAGATGTCCGTTCTCTTCTTGGGCTCGAATAAAACGATCTAATATTGCATTTAAATTTAACGAGAGGTGTTTGAGGTACAGGTGAAACCGATTCCTAACTGCTATTATAGCAAACGTCTCGTTGTTGACCATGGCTGAACGAAGGTCAGTTAAAATGGCGGGGCTGTATTGGCAAGGATTGTCGAAATAAAACCGCGTTACCAGATAATCTGCAATAAAAAAGGTTATTAaagtaaacaacaacaaaattggcagggtaaaaaaagaaaataatggtTTAAGAAGGCCATTACCTAGCACCGCATCTCCGAGGAATTCCAGTCTTTGGTAGCAATTCGTAATGCGGTTGGGAAGGTAGGATGCATGGGTCAGGGCTTCTACCAATAGAGCTTTATTTTTGAACGTGTAACAAAGACGCTTTTCGAACAATTCTAAACCGCTGTAGAGCTGCATCAGCGCGTGTTCTTGTTCTTCGTTTTGCGTTTCATCTATGGTAGATGATGGAAGACGAGTAGGAAGCACGGGGAATCCATTGTTAGGGTTAAAGGCCATAATATCGATTTGAGGGACAGTTTTCAACCCCATCCAATTCATGAGCTTGAGGGCTCCCTTAATTCCAGTAGTGAGCAAATAAACACCGATTAAAGCTTCCATACTATCTGCTACGTTCTTCTTATGGACAAATTGATGGACGTGTAAATTTGGTTCGTGATCAGCAACGGGTGGTTTGAATCCAGGCGGACGAAAATTTGACATGAGGTCAAATCTTTGAGCTGCGGTAAATTCTCCGATGGCTTTTTTCTGACCCAAATGAAACAGATGTTTGTTGCAAACTTGACGCATCCGCATCAGACTGAGCCGGCCTTCGTCACATCTACTGTTGCTCGCCTCTCCGTACACATAAATGGATATGATCAGTTTTAGAATCGAGTCGCCGATCGTTTCCAAGCGCTCCATATCGTACCCATCATGTGCCTTAGCAAGGGTAAGAGCCTCTAACACTATGCCAGGCGAGGGCCCGAAAACTGACAGCGTGCTGGGATTGCCCAcatcaaatttcaaatcaatcATTTCCGGTTTACAATTTGGTTGGCATTCCAATGAATCCTCAGAAGCCAGGTCAacccatttccttttttggtCTTCCATCGAACAAGGGAATTCCAGGAATTCGTCAAGTGCTGGCATCTCGTAGAGAAGTTCGGAACTTGAAGCGTTCGTTTTCGCTTCCGCGATAGATGACGACGGACTAGTTTGGTCGACGGCAGAATCCGGTGGCAAGAGATCCTTCTCTGTTTCGTCATATTCAAGATGCCAAATCATGCTTGCCCCGAGGTCTAACGAATCCGCGGACGCCGACGTTTTCAAGGAGTTTCTTAGAGGCATTGGATACGAAACGAACTGGCTGTCTGAACGAGATTTGGGCGGCTGAAGTTTCAACGGGGACCAGACCGAGGAAACGTTGACGGATCCCGGTAAAAAATCTATTCCCACGTTAGCTTCTTTAAAGATCAAGATGCGAAGTTCTTCGGCCACCAGCATGCCATTAAGACGATGGAGAACGGATGGGATCCATACCACCTGTTTCCAAAGAGATCCTGGCAGCGGATGAATATTGCAAAGTTCAGGCACATGATGCATTggaatttctttcttcgttgAAGCCAATCTGTtgtgaataaaatatataatttgCCATATTAAAAAAGGACTTTAAAACACACTGTTCTATTCACCTCGGGACAAGGAAGTTTTTCCCCGTTATCTCGCGACTGACTTGCACGAGCTGCTGATTTTCATTAGTCAATATCTGATTGTACTTTTTGGAAAAATAAGATGCGTAAGTTTCATTCTCTCTTTCTGGGAACGCAGAGAGCGGTGTCAAGTCTGAAACGCCATCGACGTAGAAGGGATTTAATGTTCCCAGCGGTTTATAGGACGGGACGATAACTGCGTCGACATACTCTTTCGGTTCGAATGAAAACTTGTTGCCCGTGAAAGGTGGCCGTTTTTCCCACTCGACGGTTGGTGCATTGATCATCTTTTCGACGAGAACAAAGTCCAGTTTTTCGGTTGCACTTTGTAGAGGGACAATGAGGTACTGCAAATCAGAGGCCTGTAGGTCAAAATCTAGTTGACGTTTCCACAAGAAAATCACGTCTTGGAAGATAAACTGATGAAATTTTTCGAGTTTTTCTAGCTGACTGTCGTCAAGGATGACTGAATCCACTCCACACAGATTGACTTGGAATTCCCCAGCTCGCGTAACCAAAGGAAACGGACAAATCGCAGGTATGACTTGTGACGTCAAAATGGCTAACTTTGTTTCCACGGCGAATGGAAAAAATAGTTTGTTCACATCCAGGCAAGGCTTCATCAGCATAAAGTCTATCAAATAAACGAAGTTGGGCTCTCTCGGAATAGGTCGGCAATTCGAAAAACAAGCAGGGAAACGACGTTTGCAAATCGTGACGTTTCCATGGTGTTGAGGTACACTGGCATCATCTTCGATTGGCaactcttcctcttcttcttctggaaTCTGCCGTAGAATAGGAAAGAGATGAACGTCATCCAGCTCTTTCAGTTTGTGAAGCATGATGCATGCTTTTAAAGCAACTGCTCTTTTGGCCAGACGTTTAGTTGGCATTACGTCTCCAATTATCTCTTCTCTCAAGGGCGAGTTTAGGGGAAGAATTAGACGACACTGGTATAAATCGCCAATCGAAAACCCGTTGGTCATTCCACGATTATCATTTGGTAATTTTTGAAGAAcgtctttaatattttttagttGAGCGGGATCGGCTACGCTTTTATCAACTTTCTTGGTTGTTAGTTTGGGGGCCAAAAAGACATCTGGATCTGACGAGAGCTGGCCACAGTACCTAAAtgaacaaagaaagaaatattttaaaaataataatgaaatttaatttgaaGTAACACTGTGATCGTCAATtcgctttctttctctctctccctggCTTTGGGACGTTACGAAGTACACTCGAAGCTTCAACAATGCATGTTAACCAGAGTTTCTTTACGTCACGTTTAGCACAGAAAACGCAAAGTTAATGACGTTGCCTCCCTGCTATAAGGACTATACCTGTTGACAAGCGATATACTACTCAGTAAAGTAATACGGGGTCCGTCTTCACCGTAGGGAGCGTAGGGTGGAATGATTTGGCAAAATAGGTTGTCTAAAACACTGTCCCGATCGTCTTCGAAATTTCCGATAGCCAAGAGCTGCTGTTCAATGCTATGGAACTGTGCCAAATCCTCCAGGTagctttccgtttctttttggCTCATCATCAAACAATAAAAGGCTTTCCTGCTCCTTGCTCGGCCTGAATTCATGACGCCAATAagttaataataataaaaaaaaaaaaaaacgaattttcttttttgtgtgtctttttGGTTTCCTTTAGAAAAAGGTAGATATTTACGGGCTCGATCTACCTTTGGTCTGAACGTAATCGCAGTAGGTTTTGATGTGGTCGAATCTTACAATTAGATTACAGGCAGGAATGTCGACTCCTTCTTCCTACGAATAAaggtgaaaaataaaacattaagAAAAACTCCTTCAAAActgataaataaaaatgagcTACCAGCACAGAGGTTGCCACTATCAGATTACAACGACCTTCGCGAAAGTTGGTCATAATCTCGTTTTGTTTCATGTTGAGAATTTTAGTTTCTTTCAGTGAAGCGTTTCGACCTGATGCCTGGCCCATTGTGAATAATGGCTTCATAAATTCCAAGGTCTCGTCGTGTTTGGCAACATCCTAGTCCAAACAAAGAGATTGCGAATTTAGACACGAAACACACAAATgtcttgaaaaataaaagaggcgAAAGACCTTCAAGAAGTGGTAAAGTCCATTGGCCATGCATCTTCGTTCGACAAAAATGATGGCACACATCTTAGGATTTACtctagaaaaatgaaaaatttacattCATTTTCATCAGTATTTAGTAAATATAGAGGCACCTTTGGCGTTCGTCGAGATTTTTTTCGGGACTGAAATTTCGAATTATTTCCAAAAGGCGGATCACTTTGGGATGTACAAACAGTAATAGGCGGTCCTTTGGCGAGAACTTGGCGAAATAAGAAGTACAGATTTCCCTGCGCATTCAATATGGATTAAAAATAGTTTACGTCACCATATTCCACACAGCGGCTACTTAATTTCCCTGCAGAGCGCAGAAACTTTGTCCAAATCCGCCAAAAACTGAGGAACTTTGACACGACTCTTGGCTTGCTGTAAGATGCGAATATATACATGTGCGCAATGATAGGCACCATATGGTcctaaaataaataaagagtAATTATTGATCAATTCGCTCTAACAACTAAAATCACGGAAAGAATTGAATAATGTCCTTTACCAACCTAGAGCTCTAAGGAGATAATCTATGTCTTTAAGTGCATCCAACAACATATCGATCTTGTCTGGGTGTTTTGCAACATCAGATTCAACTTTGGTAATCAATTCACCATACGAGTTTTTAAATTCTTCCATTAGTTTAAACACCATATCAAGGATTATAACGCTCAATGTCAGCGAATATGGAttctgtttgttattttcGTCATCGTACTGAAGGACGATTTCGCAAGGCTTCGTGGAAGACCTGGTACATTAGAGATGACACGTCACATATTAAATTATCGCAGGATATGCCTACACTGTTTAGTTAAAGTTACCGATAGACCGTTTCTACACTGGATGGAATTTTGACGATGCACCCCATTGATTCAGAGAGCTTTTGAATGACTTCGGGCACCTTATGAGGTTTGCATCGCATCCTAAAAAGCGCTGCCGTCAAACCAAGAATTTTGGGCCGGCGCGAACctgtaagaaaaaaacgaaacgattCAATTTAccttcaaaaaataataataatggtTTCCATGTACTTTCATAGCTTTGCAGTTTCGAAAGGACTTGTTTCATGGGCGCATCTTTCACAGCAGCATGGCACTCGTCGAATACCAATAAGTTAAGTTGGTATGCTGAAAAGAAAGCATGGTTCAAAACATCCACAAAAATTTGAGCCGTCATGACTAGGACGTGATTCTCTTCGAATTCTGTTTTCCACCTGAAACAATTTATGATAATTGTTTAACATTTGGGCTACACACATTAAGTCTCTAAAAGATAGAAATGACCTTTCTTTTCCCCAAAAATCGACACCCATACTTCCATAGAATTCTTTCACTTTCAAATAAGTGTGACGTCCTAataacacaaacaaacaataaagtatgaacaaatcaaaaaaataGTATAGACGTACGCAAGTAGGCTGCCTGCTGAATAGCCAACACAATTGTAGGTACAAGAAAAACGGTTCTTTTCCCGCCCAAATCCAATGGTTTTGTGACTTCATGGGTTTTCTCCTTAATCAAAAGGGCTGCTATAAATGTTTTCCCGGAACCGGTAGGTAGGTAAACGATTATATTTTCCTCTAACGCTGCTTGAAACAGTTCCACCTGtaacataaaaagaaaacagaaattttAGCCTCCTTTTTTGACTTGCCTAACAAACTATTTCAGATTAGTGCCTGGTAGTCTCTTGGGGTGAAATCAGCATCCACAAAACCTGTACCGGCTTTAGTTTCCATTGCTGGGTTTTCTGaaagcaatttttaaaaaataatgacaaAATT
This genomic stretch from Daphnia magna isolate NIES linkage group LG10, ASM2063170v1.1, whole genome shotgun sequence harbors:
- the LOC116932351 gene encoding endoribonuclease Dicer; amino-acid sequence: MSTENPAMETKAGTGFVDADFTPRDYQVELFQAALEENIIVYLPTGSGKTFIAALLIKEKTHEVTKPLDLGGKRTVFLVPTIVLAIQQAAYLRRHTYLKVKEFYGSMGVDFWGKERWKTEFEENHVLVMTAQIFVDVLNHAFFSAYQLNLLVFDECHAAVKDAPMKQVLSKLQSYESSRRPKILGLTAALFRMRCKPHKVPEVIQKLSESMGCIVKIPSSVETVYRSSTKPCEIVLQYDDENNKQNPYSLTLSVIILDMVFKLMEEFKNSYGELITKVESDVAKHPDKIDMLLDALKDIDYLLRALGPYGAYHCAHVYIRILQQAKSRVKVPQFLADLDKVSALCREIKEICTSYFAKFSPKDRLLLFVHPKVIRLLEIIRNFSPEKNLDERQRVNPKMCAIIFVERRCMANGLYHFLKDVAKHDETLEFMKPLFTMGQASGRNASLKETKILNMKQNEIMTNFREGRCNLIVATSVLEEGVDIPACNLIVRFDHIKTYCDYVQTKGRARSRKAFYCLMMSQKETESYLEDLAQFHSIEQQLLAIGNFEDDRDSVLDNLFCQIIPPYAPYGEDGPRITLLSSISLVNRYCGQLSSDPDVFLAPKLTTKKVDKSVADPAQLKNIKDVLQKLPNDNRGMTNGFSIGDLYQCRLILPLNSPLREEIIGDVMPTKRLAKRAVALKACIMLHKLKELDDVHLFPILRQIPEEEEEELPIEDDASVPQHHGNVTICKRRFPACFSNCRPIPREPNFVYLIDFMLMKPCLDVNKLFFPFAVETKLAILTSQVIPAICPFPLVTRAGEFQVNLCGVDSVILDDSQLEKLEKFHQFIFQDVIFLWKRQLDFDLQASDLQYLIVPLQSATEKLDFVLVEKMINAPTVEWEKRPPFTGNKFSFEPKEYVDAVIVPSYKPLGTLNPFYVDGVSDLTPLSAFPERENETYASYFSKKYNQILTNENQQLVQVSREITGKNFLVPRLASTKKEIPMHHVPELCNIHPLPGSLWKQVVWIPSVLHRLNGMLVAEELRILIFKEANVGIDFLPGSVNVSSVWSPLKLQPPKSRSDSQFVSYPMPLRNSLKTSASADSLDLGASMIWHLEYDETEKDLLPPDSAVDQTSPSSSIAEAKTNASSSELLYEMPALDEFLEFPCSMEDQKRKWVDLASEDSLECQPNCKPEMIDLKFDVGNPSTLSVFGPSPGIVLEALTLAKAHDGYDMERLETIGDSILKLIISIYVYGEASNSRCDEGRLSLMRMRQVCNKHLFHLGQKKAIGEFTAAQRFDLMSNFRPPGFKPPVADHEPNLHVHQFVHKKNVADSMEALIGVYLLTTGIKGALKLMNWMGLKTVPQIDIMAFNPNNGFPVLPTRLPSSTIDETQNEEQEHALMQLYSGLELFEKRLCYTFKNKALLVEALTHASYLPNRITNCYQRLEFLGDAVLDYLVTRFYFDNPCQYSPAILTDLRSAMVNNETFAIIAVRNRFHLYLKHLSLNLNAILDRFIRAQEENGHLFMHNYFVLEETSDPNEQLASNIDVPKVLGDIFESVAGAIFLDSGMSLDAVWQSYLPFLHDALEKFNESIPVSALRKLHERHPTGLKIRKSESLPDGRVCVAIEIEGTRVFKGAGGNSKTAKSAAAKYALCVDLTKSQPT